A single window of Inediibacterium massiliense DNA harbors:
- a CDS encoding OPT family oligopeptide transporter has protein sequence MLRNKENKSNITPYVPANKSMSEFTWTSVWIGIILSIVFASANAYLGLRIGMTVSASIPASVISMGIIRGILKRNSILENNIVQTISSAGQSLASGVIFTIPALYIWANEMGIEPPTMKKITIISVVGGILGVLLMVPLRRFLMIEEHEHLPYPEGTACAEVLVAGEVGGTNAKTVLKGVGIGAIYKFIVDGIKLFPGAIEWKISGIKNAVIGMDVYPALLGVGFIIGPKISSYMMAGAILGWLGIIPLISYLGDFMNVPIYPAIKPIQDLGAYGIWDYYIRYVGTGAVAFGGFMSLIKALPLTIDAFKDVLGGFTPSLKQVIQRTDEDLSMYFVLMSMGILVLLIIFTPIIPVGAVGGTLIVIFSFLFATVSARLVGLIGTSSNPISGMTIASLLITTFIFKKLGITGQEGMTEALIIGSIICIVVAIAGDISQDLKTGVLVGATPKKQQIGELIGVIAAGLVMGMILTLLNYAFGFGSKEIPAPQATLMRLVVEGIMNGNLPWPLFFTGVAAGMVVEILGISVLPFAVGLYLPIHLSTPIMVGGLIRGMLNKREKIKMVLKEKTEGGTLYASGLIAGEGLTGIFLAILASIQVGDVTLANKLSIGHKVLGKYGSILMFGVLVFFLVKNSFGKKVEY, from the coding sequence ATGTTAAGAAATAAAGAAAATAAGAGTAATATTACTCCCTATGTTCCAGCAAATAAGAGCATGAGTGAGTTTACATGGACTTCAGTTTGGATTGGCATTATTCTTTCTATTGTTTTTGCCAGTGCCAATGCATATTTAGGGCTTCGAATAGGTATGACGGTGAGTGCATCTATTCCTGCTTCTGTAATATCTATGGGAATTATTCGGGGAATATTAAAAAGAAATTCTATTCTTGAAAATAATATTGTACAAACTATTAGTTCGGCTGGGCAATCTTTAGCATCAGGAGTGATTTTTACCATCCCTGCTTTATACATATGGGCCAATGAAATGGGAATTGAGCCACCTACAATGAAAAAAATTACCATTATTTCAGTAGTAGGTGGAATCTTAGGAGTATTGCTTATGGTTCCTCTAAGAAGGTTTTTGATGATCGAAGAACATGAGCATTTGCCATACCCAGAAGGTACCGCATGTGCAGAGGTCTTAGTAGCAGGAGAAGTAGGAGGTACAAATGCAAAGACTGTTCTTAAAGGAGTGGGAATAGGAGCTATATATAAGTTTATTGTAGATGGCATAAAATTGTTTCCAGGAGCTATAGAATGGAAAATTTCAGGGATAAAAAATGCAGTTATAGGTATGGATGTGTATCCTGCTCTTTTAGGGGTAGGATTTATTATCGGACCTAAAATTTCTTCTTATATGATGGCAGGAGCCATCCTTGGATGGCTTGGAATTATACCTCTTATTTCTTATTTAGGTGATTTTATGAATGTACCCATTTACCCTGCTATAAAACCTATACAAGATTTAGGAGCTTATGGAATTTGGGATTATTATATTCGATATGTAGGAACAGGGGCAGTAGCTTTTGGAGGATTTATGAGTTTGATCAAAGCTCTTCCTCTAACGATTGATGCATTTAAAGATGTTTTAGGAGGGTTTACTCCTTCTTTAAAACAAGTGATTCAAAGGACAGATGAAGATTTATCTATGTATTTTGTATTAATGAGTATGGGTATTTTGGTACTTCTGATTATATTTACTCCAATTATTCCTGTAGGAGCTGTAGGAGGAACATTGATTGTGATTTTTAGTTTTTTATTTGCAACCGTATCTGCAAGATTAGTAGGACTTATAGGAACTTCTTCTAATCCCATATCAGGAATGACGATTGCAAGTCTTTTAATTACTACGTTTATATTTAAAAAATTAGGCATAACTGGTCAAGAAGGTATGACAGAGGCACTAATTATAGGAAGTATTATTTGTATCGTAGTAGCTATTGCAGGCGATATTTCTCAAGATTTAAAAACAGGTGTTTTAGTGGGGGCAACTCCCAAGAAACAGCAAATAGGAGAATTAATTGGAGTGATTGCAGCAGGACTTGTAATGGGAATGATTTTGACTCTTTTGAATTATGCATTTGGGTTTGGGTCAAAGGAGATTCCTGCTCCACAGGCTACTTTAATGAGATTAGTAGTAGAGGGGATTATGAATGGAAATCTTCCTTGGCCATTGTTTTTTACAGGAGTTGCAGCAGGAATGGTTGTGGAAATTTTAGGAATTTCTGTTCTTCCCTTTGCAGTAGGATTATACCTTCCGATTCATTTGAGTACTCCTATTATGGTGGGAGGATTGATTCGAGGAATGTTAAATAAAAGAGAAAAAATTAAAATGGTATTAAAAGAAAAAACAGAGGGAGGAACATTGTATGCCTCAGGACTTATTGCAGGGGAAGGTCTTACAGGAATATTTCTGGCCATATTGGCAAGTATTCAAGTGGGAGATGTTACATTAGCCAATAAATTATCAATAGGACATAAAGTTTTAGGAAAATATGGATCTATATTGATGTTTGGAGTATTAGTTTTTTTTCTAGTGAAAAATAGCTTTGGAAAAAAAGTAGAGTATTAA